One stretch of Janibacter limosus DNA includes these proteins:
- the sucC gene encoding ADP-forming succinate--CoA ligase subunit beta: MDLFEYQARDVFEKHGVPVLAGAVATTPQEARAAAETIGQKSGGVTVVKAQVKTGGRGKAGGVKVAKTADEAEAHAKAILGMDIKGHTVHQVMIAQGAQIAEEYYFSILLDRANRTYLAMCSVEGGMEIEQLAVERPEALARIAVDPNVGIDDAKAKEIVDAAGFDDADKSAIADAIKKLWVVYREEDATLVEVNPLVKTEQGDIVALDGKVTLDENADFRQPDHAALEDTEAADPLEAKAKAKGLNYVKLDGNVGIIGNGAGLVMSTLDVVAYAGEDFTGGKAKPANFLDIGGGASAEVMANGLDVILGDEQVKSVFVNVFGGITACDAVANGIVGALKTLGDGATKPLVVRLDGNAVEEGRRILAEFNHPLVTIEATMDGAARKAAELAAK, encoded by the coding sequence GTGGATCTCTTCGAGTACCAAGCACGCGACGTGTTCGAGAAGCACGGTGTCCCGGTTCTTGCCGGCGCCGTCGCCACCACCCCTCAGGAGGCGCGAGCCGCCGCCGAGACCATCGGTCAGAAGAGCGGCGGTGTCACCGTCGTCAAGGCCCAGGTCAAGACCGGGGGCCGCGGCAAGGCCGGTGGCGTCAAGGTCGCCAAGACCGCAGATGAGGCCGAGGCTCACGCCAAGGCCATCCTGGGCATGGACATCAAGGGCCACACGGTCCACCAGGTGATGATCGCCCAGGGCGCGCAGATCGCCGAGGAGTACTACTTCTCGATCCTGCTCGACCGGGCCAACCGCACCTACCTGGCCATGTGCTCCGTCGAGGGCGGCATGGAGATCGAGCAGCTGGCCGTCGAGCGCCCCGAGGCGCTCGCCCGCATCGCGGTCGACCCCAATGTCGGCATCGACGACGCCAAGGCCAAGGAGATCGTCGACGCCGCAGGCTTCGACGACGCGGACAAGAGCGCGATCGCCGATGCGATCAAGAAGCTCTGGGTCGTCTACCGCGAGGAGGACGCCACCCTCGTCGAGGTCAACCCCCTCGTCAAGACCGAGCAGGGCGACATCGTCGCCCTCGACGGCAAGGTCACGCTCGACGAGAACGCCGACTTCCGTCAGCCCGACCACGCTGCCCTCGAGGACACCGAGGCAGCTGACCCGCTCGAGGCCAAGGCCAAGGCCAAGGGCCTCAACTACGTCAAGCTCGACGGCAACGTCGGCATCATCGGCAACGGCGCCGGGCTCGTCATGAGCACCCTCGACGTCGTCGCCTACGCGGGCGAGGACTTCACCGGGGGCAAGGCCAAGCCGGCCAACTTCCTCGACATCGGCGGCGGCGCCTCGGCCGAGGTCATGGCCAACGGCCTCGACGTCATCCTGGGCGACGAGCAGGTCAAGTCCGTCTTCGTCAACGTCTTCGGTGGCATCACCGCGTGCGACGCCGTCGCCAACGGCATCGTCGGCGCGCTGAAGACCCTCGGTGACGGGGCCACCAAGCCGCTCGTCGTCCGTCTCGACGGCAACGCCGTCGAGGAGGGCCGCCGGATCCTGGCCGAGTTCAACCACCCGCTGGTCACCATCGAGGCCACCATGGACGGCGCTGCCCGCAAGGCCGCCGAGCTGGCCGCGAAGTAA
- a CDS encoding lysozyme, with protein MSRTTMTLAAAALTAVGLLVPTGAGAAPAERTPTAEARDAGVTGPGEAAMGWRQHDVQQTPKRSTAAVAATPPGVPGIDVSSWQGRVDWAAQWQAGKRFAYVKATEGSTYTSPTFGHQYTGSYSQGFIRGAYHFALPDSSSGTTQANHFVDHGGGWSADGKTLPGALDMEWNPYGAACYGKTQTQMRSWINAFLDRYRARTGRYPVIYTATSWWNKCVGGDTSFAAKSPLWLARYASAPGTKPAGWSTYSFWQYSTTPVDQNVWNGTLARLRYFATH; from the coding sequence ATGTCCCGCACCACCATGACTCTGGCCGCGGCGGCGCTCACCGCCGTCGGCCTGCTCGTCCCCACCGGCGCGGGTGCCGCTCCGGCTGAGCGCACCCCGACCGCCGAGGCACGAGACGCTGGGGTCACGGGCCCCGGCGAGGCGGCGATGGGCTGGCGGCAGCACGACGTGCAGCAGACGCCCAAGCGGAGCACGGCCGCCGTGGCAGCCACGCCCCCGGGGGTGCCGGGCATCGACGTGTCCAGCTGGCAGGGACGCGTCGACTGGGCCGCCCAGTGGCAGGCCGGCAAGCGCTTCGCCTACGTCAAGGCCACCGAGGGAAGCACCTACACCAGCCCCACCTTCGGCCACCAGTACACGGGGTCCTACTCCCAGGGCTTCATCCGGGGCGCCTACCACTTCGCGCTGCCGGACAGCTCCAGCGGGACGACCCAGGCCAACCACTTCGTCGACCACGGCGGCGGTTGGTCCGCTGACGGCAAGACCCTCCCGGGGGCGCTCGACATGGAGTGGAACCCGTACGGAGCCGCCTGCTACGGCAAGACCCAGACCCAGATGCGCTCCTGGATCAACGCCTTCCTCGACCGGTACCGCGCCCGCACCGGCCGCTACCCGGTGATCTACACGGCGACGAGCTGGTGGAACAAGTGCGTTGGGGGCGACACCTCCTTCGCCGCGAAGTCTCCGCTGTGGCTCGCCCGCTACGCGAGCGCACCCGGCACCAAGCCGGCCGGCTGGTCCACCTACAGCTTCTGGCAGTACTCCACCACCCCCGTCGACCAGAACGTGTGGAACGGGACGCTGGCGCGGCTGCGGTACTTCGCGACGCACTGA
- the pcrA gene encoding DNA helicase PcrA, whose protein sequence is MSSLFDDLPDALPGDWSQEVTDTGVPTWAMSDEGPTRAAHSRHHTPVQRDPEELVAGLNPGQREAVLHAGGPLLIIAGAGSGKTRVLTHRIAHLLGARGVQPGQILAITFTNKAAAEMRERVEDLVGPRAKAMWVLTFHSACVRILRREAGKVGMKSSFSIYDAADSQRLVAMVMRDLDLDPKRYPPRSLGHRISNLKNELVDEEEFARRASVDEDAQTGGTQQDQILAQVYTEYQRRLRQANALDFDDIIMTTVHILQAFPDVAEHYRRRFRHVLVDEYQDTNHAQYMLVRELVGGDKDAARSDHSVEPSELVVVGDADQSIYAFRGASIRNIVEFEEDYPDARTILLEQNYRSTQTILSAANAVIERNESRRKKNLWTQAGAGEQIVGYVGDNEHDEASFIAKTIDDLHDAHGVRPGDVAVFYRTNAQSRAIEEIFVRTGLPYKVVGGTRFYERREVKDALAYLRVVTNPADTVNMRRIINTPKRGIGDRAQLAVAQLAERERIPFVAALGRVEDAPGIATRSVKAVKGFTALLEALGELHQGGAGIGDLLEAVLERSGYVSELQASRDPQDETRLENLAELVGVAREFDATREATGEVISLDDFLEQVSLVADADEIPDGGEGEEQGVVTLMTLHTAKGLEFPVVFLTGMEDGTFPHQRSLANATELEEERRLAYVGITRARERLHLSRSAVRSAFGTPQYNPASRFLDEIPADLVRWERTGPPLGGFGGSGSRDGRQPAVARLAARPGVRSPGNRPVIALADGDKVTHDSFGLGTVIRVEGEGDKSMAHVDFGGEDGVKRLLLRYAPLEKL, encoded by the coding sequence ATGAGCAGCCTTTTCGACGACCTTCCCGATGCCCTGCCCGGTGACTGGAGCCAGGAGGTCACCGATACCGGTGTCCCCACCTGGGCGATGAGTGACGAGGGTCCGACCCGGGCCGCGCACAGCCGGCACCACACTCCCGTCCAGCGGGACCCGGAGGAGCTGGTCGCCGGCCTCAACCCGGGCCAGCGCGAGGCGGTCCTGCACGCGGGCGGCCCGCTGCTCATCATCGCCGGGGCCGGCTCGGGCAAGACCCGGGTGCTGACCCACCGCATCGCCCACCTGCTCGGTGCCCGGGGCGTCCAGCCGGGCCAGATCCTGGCGATCACCTTCACCAACAAGGCCGCCGCCGAGATGCGTGAGCGCGTCGAGGACCTCGTCGGCCCCCGGGCCAAGGCGATGTGGGTCCTGACCTTCCACTCCGCGTGCGTGCGCATCCTGCGCCGCGAGGCCGGCAAGGTCGGGATGAAGAGCAGCTTCTCGATCTACGACGCCGCCGACAGCCAGCGCCTCGTCGCCATGGTCATGCGCGACCTCGACCTGGACCCCAAGCGCTACCCGCCACGCTCCCTGGGCCACCGGATCAGCAACCTCAAGAACGAGCTGGTCGACGAGGAGGAGTTCGCCCGGCGTGCGTCGGTCGACGAGGACGCGCAGACCGGCGGGACCCAGCAGGACCAGATCCTGGCGCAGGTCTACACCGAGTACCAGCGCCGGCTGCGGCAGGCCAACGCGCTCGACTTCGACGACATCATCATGACGACCGTGCACATCCTGCAGGCCTTCCCCGATGTCGCCGAGCACTACCGTCGCCGCTTCCGCCACGTGCTCGTCGACGAGTACCAGGACACCAACCACGCGCAGTACATGCTCGTGCGGGAGCTGGTCGGCGGGGACAAGGACGCGGCCCGCTCGGACCACTCCGTCGAGCCGAGCGAGCTGGTCGTCGTCGGTGACGCCGACCAGTCGATCTATGCCTTCCGCGGCGCCTCGATCCGCAACATCGTCGAGTTCGAGGAGGACTACCCGGACGCCCGCACGATCCTCCTCGAGCAAAACTACCGCTCGACCCAGACGATCCTCAGCGCGGCCAATGCCGTCATCGAGCGCAACGAGTCCCGGCGAAAGAAAAACCTGTGGACGCAGGCGGGGGCCGGCGAGCAGATCGTCGGCTACGTCGGGGACAACGAGCACGACGAGGCCTCCTTCATCGCCAAGACCATCGACGACCTGCACGACGCGCACGGGGTGCGCCCCGGCGATGTCGCGGTCTTCTACCGGACCAACGCGCAGTCCCGCGCGATCGAGGAGATCTTCGTCCGGACGGGGCTGCCCTACAAGGTCGTCGGCGGCACCCGCTTCTACGAGCGAAGGGAGGTCAAGGACGCCTTGGCCTACCTGCGGGTGGTCACCAACCCGGCCGACACGGTCAACATGCGCCGGATCATCAACACCCCCAAGCGGGGCATCGGTGACCGGGCCCAGCTCGCCGTCGCCCAGCTCGCCGAGCGCGAGCGGATCCCCTTCGTCGCCGCGCTGGGCAGGGTCGAGGACGCGCCGGGCATCGCGACCCGCTCGGTCAAGGCGGTCAAGGGGTTCACCGCCCTGCTCGAGGCGCTGGGCGAGCTCCACCAAGGGGGCGCCGGCATCGGTGACCTCCTCGAGGCCGTGCTCGAGCGCAGTGGTTATGTCAGCGAGCTGCAGGCCAGCCGTGACCCCCAGGACGAGACCCGGCTGGAAAACCTGGCGGAGCTCGTCGGTGTCGCCCGTGAGTTCGACGCGACCCGTGAGGCCACCGGTGAGGTCATCAGCCTCGACGACTTCCTCGAGCAGGTCAGCCTCGTGGCCGATGCCGACGAGATCCCCGACGGAGGTGAGGGCGAGGAGCAGGGGGTGGTCACCCTCATGACGCTGCACACGGCCAAGGGCCTGGAGTTCCCCGTCGTCTTCCTCACCGGCATGGAGGACGGCACCTTCCCCCACCAGCGCAGTCTGGCCAACGCCACCGAGCTCGAGGAGGAGCGCCGTCTGGCCTATGTGGGCATCACCCGCGCCCGCGAGCGGCTGCACCTGTCCCGGTCAGCGGTGCGCAGCGCCTTCGGCACGCCGCAGTACAACCCGGCCTCACGCTTCCTCGACGAGATCCCCGCGGACCTCGTGCGGTGGGAGCGCACCGGCCCACCGCTCGGTGGCTTCGGCGGATCCGGCTCCCGTGACGGTCGCCAGCCCGCGGTCGCCCGCCTGGCCGCTCGGCCCGGCGTGCGCTCGCCGGGCAACCGGCCGGTCATCGCCCTCGCGGACGGCGACAAGGTCACCCACGACAGCTTCGGCCTCGGCACCGTCATCCGGGTCGAGGGCGAGGGCGACAAGTCGATGGCCCACGTCGACTTCGGGGGAGAGGACGGCGTCAAGCGGCTGCTGCTGCGCTACGCCCCCCTCGAAAAGCTCTGA
- the sucD gene encoding succinate--CoA ligase subunit alpha has translation MAIFITADSKVIVQGMTGSEGMKHTTLMLASGTNIVGGVNPKKAGQSVDFPDGKTVPVFGSVADAMKETGADVSVIFVPPAFAKSAVVEAIDAEIPLAVVITEGIAVKDSAEFYNYSKGKATRIIGPNCPGLISPGASNAGIIPASIAGAGRIGLVSKSGTLTYQMMYELREFGFSTGVGIGGDPVIGTTHIDCLEAFEQDPDTDAIVMIGEIGGDAEERAAAYIKDNVTKPVVGYVAGFTAPEGKTMGHAGAIVSGSSGTASAKKEALEAAGVKVGKTPSETADLMREIMKSLAK, from the coding sequence ATGGCAATCTTCATCACTGCTGACTCCAAGGTCATCGTCCAGGGCATGACCGGCTCCGAGGGCATGAAGCACACCACGCTCATGCTCGCCTCGGGCACCAACATCGTGGGCGGCGTCAACCCCAAGAAGGCCGGCCAGAGCGTCGACTTCCCCGACGGCAAGACCGTCCCCGTCTTCGGCTCGGTCGCCGACGCGATGAAGGAGACCGGCGCTGACGTGTCGGTCATCTTCGTGCCGCCGGCCTTCGCCAAGTCGGCCGTCGTCGAGGCGATCGACGCCGAGATCCCTCTCGCCGTCGTCATCACCGAGGGCATCGCGGTCAAGGACTCCGCGGAGTTCTACAACTACAGCAAGGGCAAGGCCACCCGGATCATCGGGCCCAACTGCCCCGGCCTGATCAGCCCCGGAGCGTCCAACGCGGGCATCATCCCGGCGAGCATCGCCGGTGCGGGCCGCATCGGCCTGGTGTCCAAGTCCGGCACGCTGACCTACCAGATGATGTACGAGCTGCGTGAGTTCGGCTTCTCCACGGGCGTCGGCATCGGCGGCGACCCGGTCATCGGGACCACCCACATCGACTGCCTCGAGGCCTTCGAGCAGGACCCCGACACCGACGCGATCGTGATGATCGGTGAGATCGGTGGCGACGCCGAGGAGCGCGCTGCGGCGTACATCAAGGACAACGTGACCAAGCCGGTCGTCGGCTACGTCGCGGGCTTCACCGCCCCGGAGGGCAAGACCATGGGCCACGCCGGCGCCATCGTCTCCGGCTCCTCCGGTACGGCCTCCGCCAAGAAGGAGGCCCTCGAGGCCGCCGGGGTCAAGGTCGGCAAGACGCCGTCCGAGACCGCTGACCTCATGCGCGAGATCATGAAGTCCCTGGCCAAGTAA
- a CDS encoding M23 family metallopeptidase: MSDYSGRHRPPTRAERRAIEHRSRLPKSFGPAYLVPTAAAATLVLTAAGATAAQSASFGGGAGTQAKAAFLSADKDNGTTSLLSDPSLGDDAREEVAASAQESSGLAARRQAVSTSVAKDQGRTQERKRVARAKERTAIAADKKKQEKSSTAAPASAGSSTAQGAPQAAPQGAQSWVKPLDNAVFTSPFGPRWGKLHAGQDYAAAIGTPLKALSSGTVIGAGPMSGYGIYIDIKYWDGTVVRYAHMSSFSASVGQQVAPGDVVALSGNTGRSTGPHLHMEIHPGGGGAIDPAGWLAERGIS, from the coding sequence ATGTCTGACTACTCCGGACGGCACCGGCCGCCCACTCGCGCTGAGCGGCGCGCCATCGAGCACCGCTCGCGTCTGCCCAAGAGCTTCGGCCCTGCCTACCTCGTCCCCACCGCCGCGGCCGCCACCCTGGTGCTCACCGCTGCGGGAGCGACCGCGGCCCAGTCCGCGTCCTTCGGAGGCGGTGCGGGCACGCAGGCCAAGGCCGCCTTCCTCTCGGCGGACAAGGACAACGGCACCACGTCGCTGCTGTCCGACCCGAGCCTGGGTGACGACGCCCGCGAGGAGGTCGCCGCCTCCGCGCAGGAGAGCAGCGGTCTGGCCGCGCGCCGGCAGGCCGTCTCGACCTCGGTCGCCAAGGACCAGGGACGCACGCAGGAGCGCAAGCGCGTCGCCCGCGCCAAGGAACGCACGGCGATCGCCGCGGACAAGAAGAAGCAGGAGAAGTCCTCGACGGCTGCTCCCGCGTCCGCCGGCTCCTCCACGGCGCAGGGCGCGCCGCAGGCTGCGCCTCAGGGCGCCCAGAGCTGGGTCAAGCCGCTCGACAACGCCGTCTTCACCTCCCCCTTCGGCCCCCGCTGGGGCAAGCTGCACGCCGGACAGGACTACGCCGCCGCGATCGGCACGCCCCTGAAGGCCCTGAGCAGCGGCACGGTCATCGGCGCCGGCCCGATGAGCGGCTACGGCATCTACATCGACATCAAGTACTGGGACGGCACCGTCGTCCGCTACGCCCACATGAGCTCGTTCAGCGCCAGCGTCGGCCAGCAGGTCGCCCCGGGCGACGTCGTCGCCCTGTCGGGCAACACCGGCCGCTCCACCGGACCCCACCTCCACATGGAGATCCACCCCGGTGGCGGCGGCGCGATCGACCCGGCGGGCTGGCTCGCCGAGCGCGGCATCAGCTGA
- the ribD gene encoding bifunctional diaminohydroxyphosphoribosylaminopyrimidine deaminase/5-amino-6-(5-phosphoribosylamino)uracil reductase RibD, whose translation MQQQTTIESAMTRAVELAARGLGRTAPNPVVGCVVLDAAGRVVGEGWHARAGGPHAEVMALAEAGDAARGGTAVVTLEPCRHTGRTGPCTGALLDAGVDHVVVAVPDPTKAAGGGADLLRDNGIDVIEGIGHEAAAHGNRAWLHAMATGRPLVTWKLASTLDGRTAAADGTSRWITGPQARADVHRLRAQSDAVLVGGATLRADDPHLAVRDIDGAVQPLRVVIDSRAEVPLTARVLDDAAPTLVVVAEGADAARLRAADVDVLAVPADLAGLDLAALLAGLHERDVRSVLLEGGAHLAASFVAADLVDEVVAHIAPTLLGAGSPVLADAGITTITEALRLTTTDVVRLGDDIAITATVRREH comes from the coding sequence ATGCAGCAGCAGACCACCATCGAGAGCGCGATGACCCGTGCCGTCGAGCTGGCGGCGCGCGGCCTGGGTCGCACCGCGCCCAACCCCGTCGTCGGCTGCGTCGTCCTCGACGCGGCGGGGCGGGTCGTGGGCGAAGGGTGGCACGCGCGGGCCGGCGGGCCGCACGCCGAGGTCATGGCGCTCGCCGAGGCCGGCGACGCCGCCCGAGGGGGCACCGCGGTCGTCACCCTCGAGCCCTGCCGGCACACCGGTCGCACCGGCCCGTGCACCGGTGCGCTCCTCGACGCCGGCGTCGACCACGTCGTCGTGGCCGTCCCGGACCCCACCAAGGCCGCCGGTGGGGGAGCGGACCTGTTGCGCGACAACGGGATCGACGTCATCGAAGGCATCGGGCATGAGGCGGCCGCTCACGGCAACCGCGCCTGGCTCCATGCCATGGCGACCGGCCGCCCCCTCGTCACGTGGAAGCTGGCCAGCACCCTCGACGGACGCACCGCCGCCGCCGACGGGACCAGCCGCTGGATCACCGGGCCCCAGGCGCGTGCCGACGTCCACCGGCTGCGGGCGCAGAGCGACGCCGTGCTCGTCGGCGGTGCCACCCTGCGCGCCGACGACCCCCATCTGGCCGTCCGGGACATCGATGGTGCGGTCCAGCCGCTGCGCGTCGTCATCGACAGCCGCGCAGAGGTGCCGCTCACCGCGCGCGTCCTCGACGACGCGGCTCCGACGCTCGTGGTCGTCGCCGAGGGGGCTGACGCCGCTCGCCTGCGCGCTGCCGACGTCGACGTCCTCGCCGTCCCCGCCGACCTTGCGGGGCTCGACCTCGCCGCACTCCTCGCGGGACTCCACGAGCGCGACGTGCGCTCGGTCCTGCTCGAGGGAGGAGCGCACCTCGCGGCCTCCTTCGTCGCGGCCGACCTCGTCGACGAGGTCGTCGCCCACATCGCACCGACGCTGCTCGGGGCCGGCTCGCCGGTCCTCGCGGACGCCGGCATCACCACCATCACCGAGGCGCTGCGCCTCACCACCACCGACGTCGTCCGCCTCGGCGACGACATCGCCATCACGGCCACCGTGAGGAGGGAGCACTGA
- a CDS encoding riboflavin synthase, with amino-acid sequence MFTGIIEELGEVVAIEPGADSSRITVRGSVTTADPAHGASIAVNGACLTVTDHEAKGGVVTFDVMAESLRRTVIGDLVVGDAVNLERAMVLGARLDGHLVQGHVDGTATITERRPGDRWEEVRLAIDPALAPFVVEKGSICLDGVSLTLTVAGDDHVEVALIPTTMELTTLGRKGVGDRVNVEVDILGKYVQRMLALDPKETR; translated from the coding sequence ATGTTCACCGGGATCATCGAAGAGCTCGGGGAGGTGGTCGCCATCGAGCCGGGCGCCGACTCCAGCCGGATCACCGTCCGGGGCAGCGTCACCACCGCCGACCCCGCGCACGGAGCCTCCATCGCCGTCAACGGCGCCTGCCTGACCGTCACCGACCACGAGGCGAAGGGAGGAGTCGTCACCTTCGACGTCATGGCGGAGAGCCTGCGCCGCACCGTCATCGGCGACCTGGTCGTCGGCGACGCGGTCAACCTCGAGCGCGCCATGGTGCTCGGCGCCCGCCTCGACGGGCACCTCGTGCAGGGGCACGTCGACGGGACCGCGACGATCACCGAGCGCCGACCGGGCGACCGGTGGGAGGAGGTGCGGCTCGCGATCGACCCGGCGCTGGCCCCCTTCGTCGTGGAGAAGGGCTCGATCTGCCTCGACGGCGTGAGCCTGACCCTCACCGTGGCCGGGGACGACCACGTGGAGGTCGCCCTCATCCCCACGACGATGGAGCTGACCACCTTGGGCCGCAAGGGAGTCGGTGACCGTGTCAACGTCGAGGTCGACATCCTCGGCAAGTACGTGCAGCGCATGCTGGCGCTCGACCCGAAGGAAACCCGATGA
- the ribH gene encoding 6,7-dimethyl-8-ribityllumazine synthase: MSGHGAPKIQLDGAEGLTVAIVASSWHTEVMDGLVAGSEAALAEAGIEATLVRVAGSFELPVVAAQLARTHDAVIALGVIIRGGTPHFDYVCAAATDSLSRVALDSGTPIGFGLLTCDDEEQAIARAGLAGSQEDKGREATEAALSTAVTLRGLRA, from the coding sequence ATGAGTGGTCACGGAGCACCGAAGATCCAGCTCGACGGGGCGGAGGGCCTCACGGTCGCGATCGTCGCCTCGAGCTGGCACACCGAGGTCATGGACGGCCTGGTCGCAGGGTCCGAGGCGGCGCTGGCCGAGGCCGGCATCGAGGCGACCCTCGTGCGGGTCGCGGGCAGCTTCGAGCTGCCCGTCGTGGCAGCCCAGCTGGCCCGCACGCACGACGCGGTCATCGCCCTCGGCGTGATCATCCGCGGGGGGACCCCGCACTTCGACTACGTGTGTGCCGCGGCGACCGACAGCCTGTCGCGGGTGGCCCTCGACTCGGGGACCCCCATCGGCTTCGGCCTGCTCACCTGCGACGACGAGGAGCAGGCGATCGCTCGCGCCGGGCTGGCCGGCTCCCAGGAGGACAAGGGCCGCGAGGCCACGGAGGCCGCGCTGTCCACGGCTGTCACCCTGCGCGGTCTACGAGCGTGA
- a CDS encoding bifunctional 3,4-dihydroxy-2-butanone-4-phosphate synthase/GTP cyclohydrolase II: MSHDDTLLDPIESAIEAIAEGRPVLVVDDADRENEGDIIFAADAATDELMGATVRLGSGVICVAMTGEELDRLALPPMTAINEDSKGTAYSVSVDAREGVTTGISAADRARTARLLADPATGRGDLARPGHVFPLRARDGGVLVRRGHTEAAVDLCRLAGRAPAGVICEVVEEDGSMSRLPQLRRLADERGWPLVSIADLVDLRRRSEALVERVVSTRLPTAHGEFTAHGFRSGIDGSEHIALVHGDITTGTPLVRVHSECLTGDVFGSLRCDCGPQLDAAQAAVVAAGSGVIVYVRGHEGRGIGLVDKLRAYAAQDAGADTVDANSDLGLPVDARDYTHAAQMLRDLGVESVRLLSNNPAKVSALTSLGVEVVERVGLAAQVTSDNLRYLRTKRDRMGHDLPWLPGTDDEGSTP, encoded by the coding sequence ATGAGTCACGACGACACCCTGCTCGATCCCATCGAGAGCGCGATCGAGGCGATCGCCGAGGGCCGCCCGGTGCTCGTCGTCGACGATGCCGACCGGGAGAACGAGGGCGACATCATCTTCGCCGCGGACGCGGCCACCGACGAGCTCATGGGTGCCACGGTGCGTCTGGGCAGCGGCGTCATCTGCGTCGCGATGACGGGTGAGGAGCTCGACCGTCTCGCGCTGCCGCCGATGACCGCCATCAACGAGGACTCCAAGGGGACCGCCTACTCCGTCTCCGTCGATGCCCGGGAGGGCGTGACGACCGGCATCAGTGCCGCCGACCGGGCGCGCACCGCGCGCCTGCTCGCCGATCCCGCGACCGGTCGCGGTGACCTGGCCCGGCCGGGCCACGTCTTCCCCCTCCGTGCTCGCGACGGGGGAGTGCTCGTGCGCCGCGGCCACACCGAGGCCGCGGTCGACCTGTGCCGGCTCGCCGGTCGCGCACCGGCCGGGGTCATCTGCGAGGTCGTCGAGGAGGACGGGTCGATGTCCCGCCTGCCGCAGCTGCGTCGGCTGGCCGACGAGCGGGGGTGGCCGCTGGTGAGCATCGCCGATCTCGTCGACCTGCGACGACGGTCGGAGGCGCTCGTCGAGCGCGTCGTCTCCACCCGGCTGCCCACCGCCCACGGTGAGTTCACCGCGCACGGGTTCCGCAGCGGCATCGACGGGTCCGAGCACATCGCGCTCGTCCACGGCGACATCACCACCGGGACGCCGCTCGTGCGCGTGCACAGCGAGTGCCTCACCGGTGACGTCTTCGGCTCGCTGCGCTGCGACTGCGGACCGCAGCTCGACGCTGCCCAGGCCGCGGTCGTCGCGGCCGGCTCCGGGGTCATCGTCTACGTCCGCGGGCACGAAGGGCGTGGCATCGGGCTGGTCGACAAGCTGCGGGCCTACGCCGCCCAGGACGCCGGCGCCGACACCGTCGACGCCAACTCCGACCTGGGTCTGCCGGTCGACGCCCGCGACTACACGCACGCCGCGCAGATGTTGCGTGACCTCGGGGTCGAGAGCGTGCGGCTGCTCAGCAACAACCCGGCCAAGGTCTCGGCCCTCACCTCGCTCGGCGTCGAGGTCGTCGAGCGGGTGGGGCTGGCGGCACAGGTCACGAGCGACAACCTGAGGTACCTGCGCACCAAGCGCGACCGGATGGGCCACGACCTGCCGTGGCTCCCGGGCACCGACGACGAAGGGAGCACACCATGA
- a CDS encoding lipase family alpha/beta hydrolase: MAPQTRTVTATVSRSEPATTPARLRTGVCQQLRQMATAQAAVGAAVEIVWATTHLSLYPFGARAPRRGGPRNGYRIEHLSPVQRGRLVTDVTEAGTPILLLHGMADNHSIFALLRRGLLRRGFSRVFSMNYSVRTKDVRTAAVQLAEEIETIAAETGFERIHVVAHSLGGVVARYYVTRLGGDERVHTLVTLGSPHGGTLLAHLVPASLLRQLRPGSAFMQELNQPAPECRTRVIAFWSDTDEAVVPAVNASLHQEGVHSTNIRLRGVGHLSLPILPSVVHQIATRLTQLDSEGAPTASVTSIADRPA; encoded by the coding sequence ATGGCCCCGCAGACACGCACGGTGACCGCCACCGTTTCGAGGAGCGAGCCGGCGACGACGCCGGCCCGCCTGCGCACCGGCGTGTGCCAGCAGCTGCGGCAGATGGCCACTGCGCAGGCTGCGGTGGGCGCCGCCGTCGAGATCGTCTGGGCCACGACGCACCTGTCGCTCTACCCCTTCGGCGCTCGCGCACCGCGGCGCGGCGGACCGCGCAACGGGTACCGCATCGAGCACCTCAGCCCCGTCCAGCGGGGACGCCTCGTCACGGACGTGACCGAGGCGGGCACCCCGATCCTGCTGCTGCACGGCATGGCCGACAACCACTCGATCTTCGCCCTGCTGCGTCGTGGCTTGCTGCGTCGGGGGTTCAGCCGGGTGTTCTCCATGAACTACTCGGTCCGGACCAAGGACGTGCGCACCGCTGCGGTCCAGCTCGCCGAGGAGATCGAGACGATCGCGGCCGAGACCGGCTTCGAGCGGATCCACGTGGTGGCGCACAGCCTGGGCGGTGTCGTCGCGCGCTACTACGTGACGCGGCTCGGAGGCGACGAGCGCGTCCACACCCTCGTCACCCTGGGCTCCCCGCACGGAGGGACCCTGCTCGCCCACCTCGTGCCGGCGTCGCTGCTGCGGCAGCTGCGGCCGGGCAGCGCCTTCATGCAGGAGCTCAACCAACCGGCACCCGAGTGCCGCACCCGCGTCATCGCCTTCTGGTCCGACACCGACGAGGCGGTCGTGCCCGCGGTCAACGCCTCGCTCCACCAGGAGGGGGTCCACAGCACCAACATCCGGCTGCGTGGCGTCGGCCACCTCTCCCTGCCGATCCTGCCGAGCGTCGTGCACCAGATCGCGACCCGGCTGACGCAGCTGGACAGCGAGGGTGCGCCGACCGCGTCGGTCACCTCCATCGCCGACCGCCCCGCCTGA